The following are encoded together in the Montipora capricornis isolate CH-2021 chromosome 5, ASM3666992v2, whole genome shotgun sequence genome:
- the LOC138048653 gene encoding uncharacterized protein: MLSRFERFSNWQGLKTAVALCMEYKRRLRMSINTADKKTTVDGSPRINGRSCKTESCPAAGIMVQDLEQAEVEILKIMQRDAFDKEVKTLKESQAQTEGARKDRQCAKERKALLKKTSSLNTLDPYLDVTGVLRVGGRITKANLTDSLKNPVILPKTGHITELIIRHIHEKTHHSGRGVTLNELRSNGYWIINGNAAVRRFISRCVRCRYLRGTAGEQKMANLPNSRVEPAPPFSYCAVDCFGPWYVREGRREVKRYGTLFTCMASRAIHIEVVHTMETDSFLQALRRVIARRGPIRELRSDQGTNFVGAENELKRAFQEMGGERIKAELLKHNIDWIRNPAMASNFGGAWERQIRSVRNIMAALMKQHGHSLDGESLQTLLCEVEAVVNSRPLTTESLSDPLSPLPLTPSTLLTGKTKLILPPPGKFQREDVYCKRRWRRVQHIANEFWSRWSKEYLQSLQARQKWTRQRRNFTEGDIVLLKDDNTCRNKWPMARVIAARRDHQGLVRSVKVQPATGSVLSRPINKLVLLLESPEDRPGIPDEEPKDHL, encoded by the coding sequence ATGCTAAGCAGATTTGAAAGATTCTCTAACTGGCAAGGGTTAAAGACTGCAGTTGCTCTCTGTATGGAATACAAACGGCGTCTAAGGATGAGCATCAACACCGCAGACAAGAAAACCACGGTTGATGGAAGCCCTCGAATTAACGGACGGAGTTGTAAGACTGAAAGCTGCCCTGCCGCAGGCATTATGGTTCAAGACCTAGAACAAGCAGAAGTAGAAATTCTTAAGATCATGCAAAGAGATGCCTTCGATAAAGAAGTGAAGACCTTGAAAGAATCTCAAGCCCAGACAGAAGGCGCGCGTAAGGATCGTCAGTGTGCTAAAGAAAGGAAGGCCCTTCTGAAGAAAACTAGCAGCCTTAATACTCTTGATCCCTACCTGGATGTTACCGGAGTGCTTCGAGTAGGAGGCCGGATAACGAAGGCTAACCTGACAGACAGTCTTAAGAACCCCGTTATCTTACCCAAAACTGGTCATATCACAGAGTTAATCATTCGCCACATCCATGAGAAGACCCATCACAGCGGAAGGGGTGTCACTTTAAATGAACTTCGTTCAAATGGTTACTGGATTATTAATGGTAACGCAGCAGTTAGACGCTTCATCTCAAGGTGTGTCAGATGTCGCTATCTACGTGGTACAGCGGGAGAACAGAAAATGGCCAACCTCCCAAATTCGCGTGTTGAGCCCGCACCACCATTTTCATACTGCGCGGTGGACTGTTTCGGCCCATGGTACGTTAGGGAAGGCAGGAGAGAAGTGAAAAGATACGGAACCTTATTCACTTGTATGGCCAGTCGTGCGATACACATTGAAGTAGTACACACCATGGAAACAGATTCGTTCTTGCAAGCACTACGGCGCGTTATCGCTCGAAGAGGACCGATACGAGAACTCCGCAGTGACCAAGGGACCAACTTTGTCGGAGCTGAAAACGAGTTAAAGAGAGCATTTCAAGAAATGGGTGGTGAGAGGATAAAGGCAGAGTTGCTTAAGCACAACATCGATTGGATCAGAAACCCCGCTATGGCAAGCAACTTTGGAGGTGCTTGGGAGCGACAAATACGATCAGTACGGAACATTATGGCAGCGCTTATGAAGCAACATGGTCACAGCTTAGACGGCGAATCGTTGCAGACTCTGCTATGCGAAGTCGAAGCCGTTGTGAACAGTCGCCCTCTTACTACCGAGTCCTTAAGTGACCCACTGTCTCCATTGCCACTAACGCCAAGTACACTTCTCACCGGCAAGACCAAACTTATTCTTCCTCCTCCAGGGAAGTTTCAAAGAGAAGATGTTTATTGCAAGCGACGCTGGAGGCGTGTACAGCATATTGCGAACGAGTTTTGGAGCAGGTGGAGCAAGGAATATTTACAGAGCTTGCAAGCAAGACAAAAGTGGACACGCCAGAGAAGGAACTTCACTGAAGGCGATATCGTTCTCTTGAAGGACGACAACACTTGCAGAAACAAGTGGCCCATGGCTAGGGTTATTGCTGCACGTCGAGATCACCAAGGACTAGTCAGATCGGTAAAAGTCCAGCCTGCAACCGGATCAGTGTTGAGTCGACCGATTAACAAACTTGTCCTGTTACTAGAGTCACCTGAGGATAGACCGGGAATCCCCGACGAGGAGCCAAAGGATCATTTATGA